Proteins encoded in a region of the Sphingomonas sp. OV641 genome:
- a CDS encoding Xaa-Pro peptidase family protein: MIGALARRDVLRGAAAGSALAALPGAAFAGQGAAAASLTPVAPISRAEREARLARMQAELRRRNLSALLVEAGSSLVYFTGVDWWRSERTTAAVIPAEGPVLIVTPFFEEPSIREMLDVPGEVRVWQEDESPFAVIAGWLKEKKRDAGTLAVEETTRFFIVDGVRRVLPDLKTVSGAAPVNALRMIKSPAEIALMQRANDIMIAAYRATYGQVQAGMIGNEINAIMERELTRNGGQRASSSAQVGPGSALPHGSKERLKVSEGTVVLMDCTCSVHGYVSDISRTFVFGEPTAEQRRVFGHMRQGMTVAMEAAKVGAPAGSVDDAVRRYYEKLGYGPRYALPGLSHRTGHGIGLDVHEPVNLVHGETTPLAPGMCFSNEPGLYLPGKFGIRIEDCFFMTEQGPRFFTQPPSSLDKPFG; this comes from the coding sequence GTGATCGGCGCGCTGGCACGACGCGACGTGCTGCGCGGCGCGGCGGCGGGGAGCGCGCTTGCGGCGCTGCCGGGCGCGGCGTTCGCCGGGCAGGGCGCGGCGGCAGCGTCGCTTACTCCCGTCGCGCCGATCAGCCGGGCCGAGCGCGAGGCGCGGCTGGCGCGGATGCAGGCGGAGCTTCGCCGGCGCAACCTGTCGGCGCTGCTGGTCGAGGCGGGATCAAGCCTCGTCTACTTCACCGGGGTCGACTGGTGGCGGAGCGAGCGGACCACCGCGGCGGTGATCCCCGCCGAAGGCCCGGTGCTGATCGTCACGCCGTTCTTCGAGGAGCCGTCGATCCGCGAGATGCTGGACGTGCCGGGCGAGGTGCGCGTGTGGCAGGAGGACGAAAGCCCCTTTGCGGTGATCGCGGGGTGGCTGAAGGAGAAGAAGCGCGACGCCGGCACGCTGGCGGTAGAGGAGACGACGCGCTTCTTCATCGTCGATGGCGTCCGCCGGGTGCTGCCTGACCTGAAGACGGTATCGGGCGCCGCGCCGGTCAATGCGCTGCGCATGATCAAGAGCCCGGCCGAAATCGCGCTGATGCAGCGGGCAAACGACATCATGATCGCCGCCTATCGCGCCACTTATGGCCAGGTGCAGGCGGGCATGATCGGCAATGAGATCAACGCGATCATGGAGCGGGAACTCACCCGCAACGGTGGCCAGCGCGCGTCGAGCAGCGCGCAGGTGGGGCCGGGCAGCGCACTGCCGCATGGGTCCAAGGAGCGACTGAAGGTCTCCGAAGGCACCGTCGTGCTGATGGACTGCACCTGCAGCGTGCACGGCTATGTCTCCGACATTTCCCGCACCTTCGTCTTCGGTGAGCCGACGGCGGAGCAGCGGCGCGTGTTCGGCCATATGCGCCAGGGGATGACGGTGGCGATGGAGGCGGCGAAGGTCGGCGCGCCGGCGGGCAGCGTGGATGATGCCGTGCGCCGCTATTACGAGAAGCTGGGTTACGGTCCGCGCTACGCCCTGCCGGGCCTGTCGCATCGCACCGGCCATGGCATCGGCCTCGACGTGCACGAGCCGGTGAACCTGGTGCATGGCGAAACCACGCCGCTGGCGCCGGGCATGTGCTTTTCGAACGAGCCGGGCCTCTACCTGCCGGGCAAGTTCGGCATCCGCATCGAGGATTGTTTCTTCATGACCGAGCAGGGGCCGCGCTTCTTCACGCAGCCGCCGTCCTCGCTCGACAAGCCATTCGGATAG
- a CDS encoding aminopeptidase P family protein, protein MPGLKSLLGGAAAFAMMALAPAAMAQEEQSMSPALPKIMSLRDQAQLRDAWLERRFQTVLPQLMRENGIDMWVLIAREYLEDPVVSTMLNATNLRARRRTILIYFDPGEGKPIERLVVSKHGMGALYQPVWDMEKQPDQFARVRELIAERNPKKIALNISSLTAFGDGLTHSQYTDLMKALTPEQQGRIVPGYPLAIGWLETRTPEEMKVYPEIVRVAHAIIGEGFSAAVVKPGVTTNEDLVWWYRQRVADLGLASWFHPSVEVTRKGVPGVLREKASVIQKGDMLRVDFGIHYLNFSTDTQHVAYVLRDGETDVPAGLKAGLRDNNLVQDAVTSEFRVGVTGNEVLNRARAKAIAAGLKPTIYSHPIGYHGHGAGSSIGLSEEQKFVPTGEYKLRPNIAWSIELMATKAVPEWGGQMVDFKTEEDAFFDGQTVRYIDGRQTKFHLIDAR, encoded by the coding sequence ATGCCAGGATTGAAGAGCCTGTTGGGCGGCGCTGCGGCGTTCGCCATGATGGCGCTCGCGCCCGCAGCGATGGCGCAGGAAGAACAGTCCATGTCGCCGGCACTGCCGAAGATCATGAGCCTGCGCGATCAGGCGCAGCTGCGCGACGCCTGGCTGGAGCGCCGCTTCCAGACGGTGCTGCCGCAGCTGATGCGCGAGAATGGCATCGACATGTGGGTGCTGATCGCGCGGGAGTATCTGGAGGACCCGGTCGTTTCGACCATGCTGAACGCGACCAATTTGCGGGCGCGGCGTCGGACGATCCTCATCTATTTCGATCCGGGCGAGGGCAAGCCGATCGAGCGGCTGGTCGTCAGCAAGCACGGCATGGGCGCCCTGTACCAGCCGGTGTGGGACATGGAGAAGCAGCCCGACCAGTTCGCGCGCGTCCGCGAGCTGATCGCCGAGCGCAACCCGAAGAAGATCGCGCTCAACATCTCCTCGCTGACGGCGTTCGGCGACGGCCTGACGCACAGCCAGTACACCGACCTGATGAAGGCGCTGACGCCCGAGCAGCAGGGGCGGATCGTGCCGGGCTATCCGCTGGCCATAGGCTGGCTGGAGACGCGCACGCCGGAAGAGATGAAGGTCTATCCCGAGATCGTGCGCGTGGCGCATGCGATCATCGGCGAAGGCTTCTCGGCCGCGGTGGTGAAGCCGGGCGTGACGACCAACGAGGATCTCGTGTGGTGGTATCGCCAGCGCGTCGCGGACCTTGGCCTGGCATCGTGGTTCCATCCGTCGGTGGAAGTGACGCGCAAGGGCGTGCCGGGCGTGCTGCGCGAAAAGGCGAGTGTGATCCAGAAGGGCGACATGCTGCGCGTCGACTTCGGCATTCACTACCTGAACTTCAGCACGGATACGCAGCATGTCGCCTATGTGCTGCGCGACGGCGAGACAGACGTGCCGGCCGGGCTGAAGGCGGGCCTTCGCGACAACAACCTCGTTCAGGATGCGGTGACCAGCGAGTTTCGCGTCGGCGTGACCGGCAATGAAGTGCTGAACCGCGCGCGTGCGAAGGCGATCGCGGCGGGGCTGAAGCCGACGATCTATTCGCACCCGATCGGCTATCACGGCCATGGTGCGGGCAGCTCGATCGGCCTGTCGGAAGAGCAGAAGTTCGTGCCGACCGGCGAATACAAGCTGCGGCCGAACATCGCCTGGTCGATCGAGCTGATGGCGACCAAGGCGGTGCCCGAGTGGGGCGGGCAGATGGTCGACTTCAAGACGGAGGAGGACGCTTTCTTCGACGGCCAAACTGTCCGCTACATCGATGGTCGGCAGACCAAGTTTCACCTGATCGACGCGCGCTGA
- a CDS encoding M24 family metallopeptidase yields MSALLLALALAGSPATSPARPAELQMPAILPLERRAETEDRWLKLRFEQVLPTLMRRDKVQMWVLVAGEYNEDPVMATMLPATWLHARRRTILVFFDPGEGKPIEKLALARYPVGDFQPAWNPDEQPDQWAELARIIAERNPATIALNRSEGFPLADGLSSTHYEAIVRALGPDMAKRLVSHERLALGWLETRIPEEMASYPIVSRISHSIIEEGFSERVITPGVTTSDDVVWWFRDRINALGLDTWFQPSVAIQRADGGKFSVQEMGHRGDTIIMPGDMLHVDFGITYLGLNTDIQRLAYVLKPGETQAPKGLRDGMAAMNRVRAATIAALKPGRTGNEVLAAARRQVEAEGIDGTIYSHPIGYHGHGAGTWIGAWESQKPAPGRGDYRIDPNTAWSIELNAQANVPEWGGQKVRFMHEEDGFLSADGTFRFLDGGQEEFILLPRP; encoded by the coding sequence ATGTCGGCACTGCTTTTGGCTCTGGCGCTGGCGGGATCGCCAGCCACTTCGCCCGCTCGCCCGGCCGAGCTTCAGATGCCGGCAATCCTGCCGCTCGAGCGGCGCGCTGAAACCGAGGACCGTTGGCTGAAGCTGCGCTTCGAACAGGTCCTCCCCACGCTGATGCGGCGCGACAAGGTGCAGATGTGGGTGCTGGTCGCCGGCGAGTATAACGAAGATCCGGTGATGGCGACGATGCTGCCGGCCACGTGGCTCCACGCGCGCCGCCGCACCATCCTCGTCTTCTTCGATCCGGGCGAGGGCAAGCCGATCGAGAAGCTGGCGCTCGCCCGCTATCCGGTCGGCGATTTCCAGCCCGCCTGGAACCCGGACGAGCAGCCCGATCAATGGGCGGAGCTGGCCAGGATCATCGCTGAGCGCAATCCCGCAACCATCGCGCTCAACCGATCGGAGGGTTTCCCGCTCGCCGACGGCCTCAGCTCCACCCATTATGAGGCAATCGTCCGCGCACTCGGCCCTGACATGGCGAAGCGCCTCGTCTCGCACGAACGGCTCGCGCTCGGCTGGCTGGAGACCCGCATCCCGGAGGAGATGGCGAGCTATCCGATCGTCTCGCGCATCTCGCATTCGATCATCGAGGAGGGCTTCTCCGAACGCGTCATCACTCCCGGCGTCACCACCTCCGATGATGTCGTCTGGTGGTTCCGCGATCGCATCAACGCGCTCGGGCTGGACACCTGGTTCCAGCCCAGCGTCGCGATCCAGCGCGCCGACGGGGGCAAGTTCAGCGTGCAGGAGATGGGCCACCGAGGCGACACGATCATCATGCCCGGCGACATGCTGCACGTCGATTTCGGCATCACCTATCTCGGCCTCAACACTGACATTCAGCGGCTCGCTTATGTCCTGAAGCCGGGCGAGACACAGGCGCCCAAGGGCCTGCGCGATGGCATGGCGGCGATGAACCGCGTGCGCGCCGCCACCATCGCGGCGCTGAAGCCCGGCCGCACCGGCAATGAGGTGCTGGCAGCCGCACGGCGCCAGGTGGAAGCCGAGGGGATCGACGGCACGATCTATTCGCACCCGATCGGCTATCACGGCCATGGCGCCGGCACCTGGATCGGCGCCTGGGAAAGCCAGAAGCCGGCGCCCGGCCGCGGCGACTATCGAATCGATCCGAACACCGCCTGGTCGATCGAGCTGAATGCGCAGGCGAACGTGCCCGAATGGGGCGGCCAGAAGGTCCGCTTCATGCACGAGGAAGACGGCTTCCTTTCAGCGGACGGCACCTTCCGCTTCCTCGACGGCGGGCAGGAGGAATTCATCCTCCTACCACGCCCCTAG
- a CDS encoding amidohydrolase family protein: MRLKFLVAALAVAMPTMASAGAPSAAPKPATIYRHATLIDGTGSAGSRGMTVVTRGERVEAVVPDAKVTPEMLKGARIVDLTGRYLLPGLIDSHQHIATPPNRRRAEALMRRDLYSGVTGTRIMADDLRSVAEIARAALVGEIASPDLYYAALFAGPSFFDDPRTLAVSAGVKPGTGAWMQAVDHQTDLPLAVARAKGTGATAIKIYANLPADLIARITQEAHRQNMQVWAHGMVFPTPPVDVIAAGPDVVSHSCYLAYQAVEQRPATYQQRVAIDPAPFMARDNRVMAGLFATMRERGMLLDATLRVYQEGEKRAQKGGAPAYCSLDLAAALTAQAHKAGVRISAGTDGDTEAGAPYPALFDEIELLVSKAGFKPAEAIRSATLVGAQAMGQQSDMGSIAPGKLANMVVLARDPLANIGNMRSVVMTVKRGRAYAREDFKPVTAEELGRD; the protein is encoded by the coding sequence ATGCGGTTGAAGTTTCTGGTGGCGGCGTTGGCGGTGGCCATGCCGACGATGGCCAGCGCAGGTGCGCCATCCGCCGCGCCCAAGCCGGCGACCATCTATCGCCATGCCACGCTGATCGACGGCACCGGCAGTGCGGGATCGCGCGGAATGACCGTGGTGACGCGCGGCGAACGGGTCGAGGCGGTCGTGCCCGATGCGAAGGTTACGCCGGAGATGCTGAAGGGCGCGCGCATCGTTGACCTCACCGGCCGCTATCTGCTGCCCGGGCTGATCGACAGCCACCAGCATATCGCAACGCCGCCGAACCGCCGCCGCGCCGAGGCGCTGATGCGGCGGGATCTCTACAGCGGCGTCACCGGCACGCGGATCATGGCCGATGACCTGCGATCGGTGGCGGAGATCGCGCGCGCCGCCCTGGTGGGGGAGATCGCCTCGCCTGACCTTTATTACGCCGCGCTGTTTGCCGGGCCGAGCTTCTTCGATGATCCGCGAACCTTGGCCGTCAGCGCCGGGGTGAAGCCCGGAACCGGCGCGTGGATGCAGGCGGTCGATCACCAGACCGACCTGCCGCTAGCGGTTGCGCGCGCGAAGGGCACGGGTGCCACCGCGATCAAGATCTACGCCAACCTGCCGGCCGATCTGATCGCCCGGATCACGCAGGAGGCACATCGCCAGAACATGCAGGTGTGGGCGCATGGCATGGTGTTTCCGACCCCGCCGGTCGACGTGATCGCCGCCGGGCCGGACGTCGTGTCGCACAGCTGCTACCTGGCCTATCAGGCGGTGGAGCAGCGGCCCGCCACCTATCAGCAGCGCGTGGCGATCGACCCTGCGCCGTTCATGGCGCGCGACAATCGGGTGATGGCGGGGCTGTTCGCCACCATGCGCGAACGCGGCATGCTGCTGGATGCCACGCTGCGGGTGTATCAGGAGGGCGAGAAGCGCGCGCAGAAGGGCGGGGCGCCGGCCTATTGCTCGCTCGATCTCGCCGCCGCGCTGACCGCGCAGGCACACAAGGCGGGGGTCCGGATTTCCGCCGGGACCGATGGCGACACGGAAGCGGGCGCGCCCTATCCGGCCCTGTTCGACGAGATCGAGCTGCTGGTATCGAAAGCCGGGTTCAAGCCGGCGGAGGCGATCCGTTCGGCCACCCTCGTCGGGGCGCAGGCGATGGGGCAGCAAAGCGACATGGGCAGCATCGCGCCGGGCAAGCTTGCCAATATGGTGGTGCTGGCCCGCGATCCGCTGGCCAACATCGGAAACATGCGCAGCGTGGTGATGACGGTGAAGCGCGGCCGCGCGTACGCGCGCGAGGATTTCAAGCCGGTGACTGCGGAGGAGCTGGGCCGTGACTGA
- a CDS encoding dipeptidase: MTDRRSFLQLAGAVVAVSALPTAAQARGKRDMLIVNALGGFSDPNARRGDGAVPVEPRSLLSDRVIADARASGMDAINITLGHVSGPDEPFALTVREIGVWERRIRARPEALIKVTSAADILRARDTGRIGVIYGFQNTTMLGDDASRVDTFADLGVRVIQLTYNPANKVGSGSMAPDNGGLTAFGRTVIERLNANRVMVDLSHSGERTCLEAARHSAQPISINHTGCRALTDLPRNKTDAELRLVAERGGFVGIYFMPFLNPRSVASAADVVAHIEHAINVCGEDHVGFGTDGGTTAVDDMAAYRAAIRQEIAERRAAGIGAKGENPDTLPFVEDLSGPGQFGKLIGLLEQRGHKAARIEKVMGTNFHRYARDVWGA; this comes from the coding sequence GTGACTGATCGACGTTCCTTTCTTCAGCTTGCCGGCGCTGTCGTTGCCGTGAGTGCCCTGCCGACAGCGGCGCAGGCGCGCGGCAAGCGCGACATGCTGATCGTGAATGCGCTGGGCGGCTTCAGTGATCCGAACGCGCGGCGCGGCGATGGGGCGGTGCCGGTGGAGCCGCGGAGCCTGCTGAGCGACCGCGTGATCGCGGATGCGCGCGCATCGGGCATGGACGCGATCAATATCACACTGGGCCATGTGTCGGGACCGGACGAGCCCTTTGCGCTGACGGTGCGGGAGATCGGCGTGTGGGAGCGGCGCATCCGCGCGCGGCCGGAGGCGCTGATCAAGGTGACGTCCGCGGCGGACATCCTGCGCGCGCGCGACACCGGCCGGATCGGCGTGATCTACGGCTTCCAGAACACGACCATGCTGGGCGATGACGCCAGTCGCGTCGACACCTTCGCCGATCTTGGCGTGCGCGTGATCCAGCTGACCTACAATCCGGCGAACAAGGTGGGCAGCGGATCGATGGCGCCGGACAATGGCGGGCTGACCGCCTTTGGCCGCACGGTGATCGAGCGGCTGAACGCCAATCGCGTGATGGTGGACCTGTCGCACAGCGGCGAGCGTACCTGCCTGGAGGCGGCGCGCCATTCCGCCCAGCCGATCTCCATCAATCACACGGGCTGCCGCGCGCTGACCGATCTGCCGCGCAACAAGACCGATGCGGAGCTGCGGCTGGTGGCGGAACGCGGCGGCTTCGTCGGCATCTATTTCATGCCGTTCCTCAATCCCCGGAGCGTCGCCAGCGCGGCCGACGTGGTCGCCCATATCGAACATGCCATCAACGTGTGTGGCGAGGATCATGTCGGGTTCGGTACCGATGGCGGCACCACCGCGGTGGACGACATGGCCGCCTACCGCGCCGCGATCCGGCAGGAGATTGCGGAACGCCGCGCGGCGGGGATCGGAGCCAAGGGCGAGAACCCGGACACGCTTCCCTTCGTGGAGGATCTGAGCGGGCCGGGGCAGTTCGGCAAGCTCATCGGGCTGCTGGAGCAGCGGGGCCATAAGGCGGCGCGGATCGAGAAGGTCATGGGGACGAACTTCCACCGCTACGCTCGCGACGTGTGGGGCGCATGA
- a CDS encoding bile acid:sodium symporter family protein, giving the protein MSPEAIAFVNQALVPCGLALIMFSMGLTLALRDFAAILSGGRAAAAGFATHLLVPPLLGLTVGALFGLPPELALGLFIISICPAGTTSNALTFVGRGNLALAVVLTLMTSVVTVFTIPILLRWAVPWFLGGTGATVPQLDIVSTMGQLARITLAPIALGMVVRRFAPEAAGRIAQRLRPTAFVVLVAVIGFSVVVSFDMVVQNLIAATPAIYALNMAAMAFGLMVGRVLGLNARDRMTLAIETGVQNATLALFLTLTVLESLPLAVTQNIYGMVMLFNASLLIRWFRGRITREAVAA; this is encoded by the coding sequence ATGAGCCCGGAGGCGATCGCCTTCGTCAACCAGGCGCTGGTGCCGTGCGGCCTGGCGCTGATCATGTTCAGCATGGGGCTGACGCTGGCGCTGCGGGACTTTGCGGCGATCCTTTCGGGCGGCCGGGCCGCGGCGGCGGGCTTTGCCACGCATCTGCTGGTGCCGCCGCTACTTGGCCTCACCGTCGGCGCGCTGTTCGGCCTGCCGCCGGAGCTGGCGCTGGGGCTGTTCATCATATCCATCTGCCCGGCGGGCACGACATCCAACGCGCTGACGTTCGTCGGGCGGGGCAATCTGGCGCTGGCCGTGGTGCTGACGCTGATGACCAGCGTGGTTACCGTGTTCACGATTCCGATCCTGTTGCGCTGGGCGGTGCCATGGTTCCTGGGCGGGACGGGCGCGACGGTGCCGCAGCTCGATATCGTCAGCACCATGGGGCAGCTGGCGCGGATCACGCTGGCGCCGATCGCGCTGGGCATGGTGGTGCGCCGGTTCGCGCCGGAGGCGGCGGGACGCATCGCACAGCGGCTGCGACCCACCGCGTTCGTCGTGCTGGTGGCGGTGATCGGCTTTTCCGTTGTCGTCAGCTTTGACATGGTGGTGCAGAATCTGATCGCGGCGACGCCGGCGATCTATGCGCTGAACATGGCAGCCATGGCCTTTGGGCTGATGGTCGGGCGGGTGCTGGGGCTGAATGCGCGCGATCGCATGACCCTGGCGATCGAAACTGGGGTGCAGAATGCGACGCTGGCGCTGTTCCTGACGCTAACCGTGCTGGAGAGCCTGCCGCTGGCGGTGACGCAGAATATTTATGGAATGGTCATGCTGTTCAATGCCAGTCTGCTGATCCGCTGGTTCCGGGGACGGATCACGCGCGAAGCGGTGGCGGCATGA
- a CDS encoding ornithine cyclodeaminase family protein — protein MSIRFIDAGEVAERLRYDVAVPLVREAMIALSQGRTRQLLRGIIDLDGENAFGVMPGALDAGPFGAKLVSVFPGNVARGGMSHQGLIVTFDRESGAPSAVVDAGEVTAIRTAAASAAATQALARGDADHLAVLGTGEQAQRHILAIRAVRPLQRVTIWGRDARKAAALAEELGCDVAASVREAVADAGIICTVTAAPEPILSASDVRPGAHINAVGSSRAGPAEIATDLVVRSRFFADHRAGVLNQGAEFLRAKAEGLVDDHHVLGEIGEVFAGTLAGRTSGEDVTLYKSLGSIVQDLACAAWLCGERRG, from the coding sequence ATGAGCATCCGGTTCATCGATGCGGGCGAGGTTGCCGAGCGGCTGCGCTACGACGTGGCTGTGCCGCTGGTCCGCGAGGCGATGATCGCGCTGTCGCAAGGGCGGACGCGCCAGTTGCTGCGCGGCATCATCGACCTGGACGGAGAGAATGCCTTTGGCGTGATGCCGGGGGCGCTGGACGCCGGGCCGTTTGGCGCCAAGCTGGTCAGCGTCTTTCCCGGCAACGTCGCGCGTGGCGGCATGTCGCACCAAGGGCTGATCGTGACGTTCGACCGTGAGAGCGGTGCGCCGAGCGCAGTCGTGGATGCAGGAGAAGTGACGGCGATCCGCACCGCGGCGGCATCCGCCGCGGCGACACAGGCGCTGGCGCGTGGCGACGCGGATCATCTGGCGGTGCTGGGGACGGGCGAGCAGGCGCAGCGCCACATCCTGGCGATCCGCGCCGTGCGACCATTGCAGCGGGTGACGATCTGGGGCCGGGACGCGCGCAAGGCCGCCGCGCTGGCGGAGGAACTGGGGTGCGACGTGGCGGCATCGGTGCGCGAGGCGGTGGCGGATGCGGGGATCATCTGCACCGTCACCGCCGCGCCGGAGCCGATCCTGAGCGCCAGCGACGTTCGGCCCGGCGCGCACATCAACGCGGTTGGATCAAGCCGGGCGGGGCCGGCGGAGATTGCGACTGATCTGGTGGTGCGAAGCCGTTTCTTCGCCGATCACCGCGCCGGCGTGCTGAACCAGGGGGCGGAGTTCCTGCGCGCCAAGGCGGAAGGCCTGGTGGACGACCATCATGTGCTGGGCGAGATTGGCGAGGTATTTGCCGGGACACTCGCGGGCCGGACCTCGGGCGAGGACGTGACGCTGTACAAGTCGCTGGGCAGCATCGTTCAGGATCTCGCCTGCGCCGCCTGGCTTTGCGGGGAAAGACGCGGCTGA
- a CDS encoding reverse transcriptase-like protein — MKIFFDGGLRPAPAGMELAVVAAGRSHVERGLGPGTSMEAEWLALIAAMRLVERLSLTDAVLLGDAAAVIAQANGTIKVPRAHVDHHAAYLALPRPARFRLRHIKRTQNLAGIALAKG, encoded by the coding sequence ATGAAGATCTTTTTCGACGGTGGCCTGCGCCCTGCTCCCGCCGGCATGGAGCTGGCGGTCGTCGCTGCCGGTCGCAGCCATGTCGAGCGCGGCCTCGGCCCCGGCACCAGCATGGAGGCGGAATGGCTGGCGCTGATCGCCGCCATGCGCCTGGTCGAGCGCCTGTCGCTCACTGACGCCGTTCTCCTCGGTGACGCCGCCGCCGTGATCGCGCAGGCGAATGGCACCATCAAGGTGCCGCGCGCGCATGTCGATCATCACGCCGCCTATCTGGCGCTGCCCCGCCCAGCGCGTTTCCGCCTCCGCCACATCAAGCGGACGCAGAACCTCGCCGGGATCGCGCTCGCGAAGGGCTGA
- a CDS encoding pseudouridine synthase, translated as MTLLLFNKPYGVLSQFTDRSMPEARATLSDYIDQPGVYPAGRLDRDSEGLLLLTDDGRLQARIADPKFKLPKTYLVQVEGDVAGEALARLRDGVTLKDGPTRPAEVERIDDPALWPRDPPIRYRAAIPDCWLSLTIREGRNRQVRRMTAAVGHPTLRLVRWSIGDWTLADLPPGQFRHA; from the coding sequence ATGACGCTTCTCCTGTTCAACAAGCCTTATGGCGTGCTCAGCCAGTTCACTGACCGCAGCATGCCGGAGGCGCGCGCCACGCTGTCCGACTATATCGACCAGCCCGGCGTCTACCCTGCCGGGCGCCTTGATCGCGACAGCGAGGGCCTGCTGCTGTTGACCGACGATGGCCGCCTGCAGGCCCGCATCGCCGATCCCAAGTTCAAGCTGCCCAAGACCTATCTCGTGCAGGTGGAGGGCGATGTCGCGGGCGAGGCCCTCGCCCGCCTGCGCGACGGCGTCACCCTGAAGGACGGCCCGACCCGCCCTGCCGAGGTCGAGCGGATCGACGATCCGGCCTTGTGGCCACGCGATCCGCCGATCCGCTATCGCGCCGCCATCCCCGATTGCTGGCTTTCGCTGACGATCCGGGAAGGGCGCAACCGGCAGGTTCGCCGAATGACCGCCGCGGTCGGCCACCCCACCCTTCGCCTTGTGCGCTGGAGCATCGGCGACTGGACGCTGGCCGATCTGCCGCCGGGGCAGTTTCGCCACGCATGA
- a CDS encoding NAD(P)/FAD-dependent oxidoreductase codes for MIRLSELKLPLHHADEALPAAICRRLRITPRELIRFTVARRGHDARDKSNISLVYSVDVAVKNEGNVLARFRKDRDVQLTPDTRYHPPVTAPADAPRPVVIGAGPCGLFAALILAQAGFRPIVLERGKVVRERTKDTWGLWRRSELNPESNVQFGEGGAGTFSDGKLYSRIKDPRHLNRKVLTEFVKAGAPPEILTEAHPHIGTFRLVTMVESMRASIEELGGEYRFSTRVDGLDIETDGSGNRRLRGLHLHNGEYLAASHVVLAIGHSARDTFAMLLDAGVHVEAKPFSIGVRIEHPQSWIDRSRFGHEAGNPILGAAEYHISHHCSNGRTVYSFCMCPGGTVVAATSEEGRVATNGMSQYSRNERNANSGFVVAIDPARDYPGDALAGIRLQRHWEERAFVAGGSNYKAPAQRVGDFLAGRASTSLGTVVPSYRPGVNPTDLAECLPDFAVAAMREALPVFGRQIKDYDHPDVVMTGVETRTSSPVRFTRGEDGHSLNTIGFFPAGEGAGYAGGILSAAVDGIKTAEAVARSIVGG; via the coding sequence ATGATCCGCCTCAGTGAATTGAAGCTGCCCCTTCACCATGCCGACGAAGCGCTCCCGGCTGCCATCTGCCGCCGCCTGCGGATTACCCCGCGCGAGTTGATCCGCTTCACGGTCGCCCGGCGCGGCCATGACGCCCGCGACAAGAGCAACATCAGCCTCGTCTATTCGGTCGATGTCGCGGTCAAGAACGAAGGCAATGTGCTCGCGCGGTTCCGCAAGGATCGCGACGTGCAGCTCACGCCGGACACCCGTTACCACCCGCCGGTCACCGCCCCCGCCGATGCGCCCCGGCCGGTTGTCATCGGCGCTGGCCCGTGCGGCCTCTTCGCCGCGCTGATCCTCGCGCAAGCTGGCTTCCGCCCCATCGTGCTGGAACGCGGCAAGGTGGTGCGCGAACGCACCAAGGACACCTGGGGCCTGTGGCGCCGCAGCGAGTTGAACCCCGAATCCAACGTGCAGTTCGGCGAAGGCGGCGCCGGCACCTTCTCGGACGGAAAGCTCTACAGCCGCATCAAGGATCCCCGGCACCTCAATCGCAAGGTCCTGACTGAATTCGTGAAGGCCGGCGCGCCGCCCGAAATCCTGACGGAGGCGCACCCGCACATCGGCACCTTCCGCCTCGTCACCATGGTCGAAAGCATGCGTGCTTCAATCGAGGAACTCGGCGGGGAGTATCGTTTCTCCACCCGCGTCGACGGTCTCGACATCGAAACCGATGGTTCGGGCAACCGCCGACTTCGCGGCCTTCACCTCCACAATGGCGAATATCTCGCCGCCAGCCATGTCGTCCTGGCGATCGGCCATAGCGCGCGCGACACCTTTGCCATGCTGCTGGACGCCGGCGTCCATGTGGAGGCGAAGCCGTTCTCGATCGGCGTCCGCATCGAACACCCGCAATCCTGGATCGACCGTTCGCGCTTCGGGCACGAGGCCGGCAACCCAATCCTGGGCGCCGCCGAATATCACATCTCGCACCATTGCTCGAACGGGCGCACCGTTTACAGCTTCTGCATGTGCCCCGGCGGCACGGTGGTCGCCGCCACTTCGGAAGAGGGCCGCGTCGCCACCAACGGCATGAGCCAATATTCCCGTAATGAGCGCAACGCCAACTCGGGCTTCGTGGTCGCCATCGATCCGGCGCGCGACTATCCGGGCGATGCCCTCGCCGGCATCCGGCTCCAGCGTCATTGGGAAGAGCGCGCCTTTGTCGCGGGTGGCAGCAACTACAAGGCACCGGCACAGCGCGTGGGCGATTTCCTGGCCGGCCGGGCCTCCACCTCGCTCGGCACCGTCGTTCCGTCCTATCGCCCGGGCGTCAACCCGACCGACCTTGCCGAATGCCTGCCCGATTTCGCGGTGGCAGCGATGCGTGAGGCACTTCCGGTGTTCGGCCGGCAGATCAAGGACTATGACCATCCCGATGTGGTGATGACCGGCGTCGAAACGCGCACGTCCTCCCCGGTCCGCTTCACCCGCGGCGAGGATGGGCACAGCCTCAACACGATCGGCTTCTTCCCCGCGGGCGAGGGCGCTGGCTACGCCGGCGGCATCCTCTCGGCGGCGGTGGACGGGATCAAGACGGCGGAAGCCGTCGCCCGGAGCATCGTCGGGGGATGA